Proteins encoded within one genomic window of Triticum aestivum cultivar Chinese Spring chromosome 2D, IWGSC CS RefSeq v2.1, whole genome shotgun sequence:
- the LOC123050789 gene encoding succinate dehydrogenase subunit 3-2, mitochondrial, whose product MDKYHSNTRFGPLNDAPFALHGASDSSFNNMDNLRRSSGIGQTKSYASSPLGALQQKMPPSGNRSLHTSRPLLAPVANRPLSPHLPLKKPQLSATFSISHRIFGVALAAAIVSIPLATKFSLMFGV is encoded by the exons ATGGACAAGTATCACAGCAACACTCGCTTTGGACCCCTCAACGACGCTCCATTTGCTCTCCATG GTGCCTCAGACTCATCTTTCAACAACATGGATAACCTTAGACGCTCCTCAGGCATTGGGCAAACAAAGAGCTATGCATCTTCTCCCTTAGGAGCTCTGCAACAGAAGATGCCTCCATCTGGAAATCGATCCTTACACACAAGTCGCCCCCTATTAGCTCCTGTTGCAAACCGCCCATTGTCTcctcatcttcctctgaagaagccACAGTTGAGCGCTACGTTCTCCATCTCGCACCGTATATTTGGCGTTGCGCTGGCCGCTGCCATCGTATCCATTCCTCTTGCTACCAAGTTCAGCCTCATGTTTGGTGTCTGA